In the Elusimicrobiota bacterium genome, one interval contains:
- a CDS encoding NADH-quinone oxidoreductase subunit B family protein, whose amino-acid sequence MIKIFKNSLIKGIVTQRINTVNPELSKEIRAAGQELHTVINKKFSRSFHIRQVDTGSCGACESEIIATTNPIYDIQRFGIDFVASPRHADALLVTGPVSKNMELALLRTYEAMPEPKLVITLGNCALNGGLFSKSYYTVNKVSDIIPVVYHIPGCPPKPLEIIKALTKILF is encoded by the coding sequence ATGATTAAAATATTTAAGAACAGCTTAATAAAAGGTATTGTCACACAGCGGATTAATACAGTTAACCCTGAATTATCAAAAGAAATACGGGCTGCAGGTCAGGAATTACATACTGTTATCAATAAAAAGTTCAGCCGGTCTTTTCATATAAGACAAGTTGATACCGGCTCATGCGGAGCATGTGAGTCCGAAATTATTGCAACCACAAACCCGATTTACGACATCCAGAGGTTCGGCATAGATTTTGTTGCATCCCCGCGCCACGCTGATGCGTTACTCGTAACCGGTCCGGTATCAAAAAATATGGAATTAGCTTTACTAAGGACTTATGAAGCAATGCCAGAACCAAAACTGGTGATCACCCTGGGCAACTGCGCGTTAAACGGCGGGTTGTTCAGCAAATCGTATTACACAGTCAATAAAGTCAGTGATATAATACCTGTTGTGTACCACATCCCGGGATGCCCGCCAAAACCGTTGGAGATAATCAAAGCGCTAACAAAAATATTATTTTAA